The following are encoded together in the Clostridium sp. BJN0013 genome:
- a CDS encoding D-glucuronyl C5-epimerase family protein — protein MFKKTSYIDCLFLIIFMWTSTVQASQTADDYYNSISNIPYSEPYAALDLLSKAYSIYPDDERFINGLNEKAELILNWSKGTNLKGNYTDACRGYTAIINTEGVSEYIKDKANILYLIAQQKDISIKTVLNQPENFNLIEQYQKYYMNSGYEYQSIGYYNTFDNYLSIENVASYTDDNIIKFDVKGIPMVNYSGSYHYNPVTIDQYALSYYNIYLNSKKANKENLYMKQEFLNAADWLIENMDSTGAIRYDFNYKHYLDDNELQPGWISAMAQGQALSVFSRAYYLTGNKKYISAGNLALSFLTTRTSQGGPMDNLSSLGNQMADYIFFQLYVTNPPSYTLNGHMFTLIGLYDWSNIPNNKEYTDRASTYFKKGLLTLKYILPYYDMGGFVSYDLGYLTKPGTSPTINFDYYGIHLTLLDTLNIITGDSDFKYYRNLWTSYIQKY, from the coding sequence TTGTTTAAAAAAACATCTTATATAGACTGTTTATTTCTAATCATTTTTATGTGGACTAGCACCGTACAGGCTTCACAAACTGCAGATGATTATTACAACTCAATAAGTAATATACCCTATTCAGAGCCTTATGCTGCACTAGACTTACTTTCAAAAGCCTACAGCATTTATCCAGATGATGAAAGATTTATAAATGGTTTGAATGAAAAAGCAGAATTGATACTGAATTGGAGTAAAGGAACTAATTTAAAGGGAAACTACACAGATGCCTGTAGAGGCTACACTGCCATAATAAACACTGAGGGAGTATCTGAATATATAAAGGACAAAGCAAATATACTATATTTAATTGCACAGCAAAAAGATATTTCTATTAAAACTGTATTAAATCAACCAGAGAACTTTAATTTAATTGAACAATATCAAAAATATTATATGAATTCCGGATATGAATATCAAAGTATAGGATATTATAATACCTTTGACAACTACTTATCTATAGAAAATGTTGCAAGTTATACCGACGATAACATAATAAAATTTGACGTAAAGGGAATACCTATGGTAAATTACAGTGGAAGTTATCATTATAATCCTGTTACTATAGATCAATATGCTCTATCTTATTACAATATATATCTAAATTCTAAAAAAGCAAACAAAGAAAATCTATATATGAAGCAAGAATTTTTAAATGCTGCAGACTGGCTTATAGAAAATATGGACAGCACAGGTGCTATTAGATATGATTTTAATTATAAACATTATCTAGACGATAATGAATTACAACCTGGTTGGATATCTGCAATGGCTCAAGGACAGGCCCTTAGTGTATTTTCTAGAGCCTACTACCTTACAGGAAATAAAAAATATATTTCTGCAGGAAATTTAGCTCTTAGTTTTTTAACTACAAGAACCTCTCAGGGAGGTCCAATGGATAATTTAAGCTCTTTGGGAAATCAAATGGCAGATTATATATTTTTTCAATTGTACGTGACAAATCCCCCTTCATACACTTTAAATGGACATATGTTTACTTTAATAGGATTATATGATTGGTCAAATATTCCTAATAATAAGGAATATACTGATAGAGCATCTACATATTTTAAAAAAGGCCTACTCACATTAAAATATATACTCCCCTATTATGATATGGGAGGCTTCGTATCTTATGACTTAGGATATTTAACCAAACCAGGTACATCTCCTACAATTAACTTTGACTACTATGGAATTCATTTAACCTTGCTAGATACACTTAATATTATAACAGGTGACAGTGATTTTAAATATTATAGAAATCTTTGGACTTCTTATATACAAAAATATTAG